The Thiohalophilus sp. genome has a window encoding:
- the yegQ gene encoding tRNA 5-hydroxyuridine modification protein YegQ, translating to MPARPELLLPAGTLRNMRYAFAFGADAVYAGQPRYSLRVRNNDFTLANLATGIGEAHARGKKFFVASNLMPHNSKIKTYLKDMAPVIELGPDALIMADPGLIMMVRERWPEMPVHLSVQANTVNYAAVKFWQSLGLSRIILSRELSINEIEEIRQQCPEMELEVFVHGALCIAYSGRCLLSGYFNHRDPNQGTCTNSCRWSYGMHNAEEDVSGDIQKIDFDAMAAINDPELFPEEKIERHPLADRAYLIEEGNRPGELMPILEDEHGTYIMNSKDLRAIQHIERLTKIGIDSFKVEGRTKSHYYVARTAQLYRQAIDDAIAGRPFDASLYGKLEGLANRGYTDGFYVRHPDQAYQNYLSGYSSSEQQRFVGEITDFDAERGLASVDVKNKFGRGDRLEVIAPDGNRTLTLEYMESLKGEPMDEAPGGGYQVRIALPAGNYDKALLARFNNAA from the coding sequence ATGCCAGCACGCCCCGAACTGCTCCTGCCCGCCGGTACCCTGCGCAATATGCGCTACGCGTTCGCGTTTGGCGCCGACGCGGTCTATGCCGGTCAGCCGCGCTACAGCCTGCGGGTGCGCAACAATGACTTCACACTGGCGAATCTGGCCACCGGCATCGGCGAGGCCCACGCCCGGGGCAAGAAATTCTTTGTCGCCAGCAACCTGATGCCGCACAACAGCAAGATCAAAACCTATCTCAAGGACATGGCGCCGGTCATCGAACTGGGGCCCGATGCGCTGATCATGGCCGATCCCGGCCTCATCATGATGGTGCGCGAGCGCTGGCCCGAGATGCCGGTGCACCTGTCGGTGCAGGCCAACACGGTCAACTACGCCGCGGTGAAATTCTGGCAGTCGCTGGGCCTGTCGCGCATCATCCTCTCGCGCGAGCTGTCGATCAACGAGATCGAGGAAATTCGTCAGCAGTGCCCGGAGATGGAGCTGGAAGTGTTCGTGCACGGCGCGCTGTGCATCGCCTACTCCGGCCGCTGCCTGCTGTCGGGCTATTTCAACCACCGCGATCCCAACCAGGGCACCTGCACCAACTCCTGTCGCTGGAGCTACGGCATGCACAATGCCGAGGAGGATGTCAGCGGCGATATCCAGAAGATCGACTTCGACGCCATGGCGGCGATCAACGACCCGGAGCTGTTCCCCGAGGAGAAGATCGAGCGTCATCCGCTGGCCGACCGGGCCTATCTGATCGAGGAGGGCAACCGCCCGGGCGAGCTGATGCCGATTCTCGAGGACGAGCACGGCACCTACATCATGAACTCAAAAGACCTGCGCGCCATCCAGCATATCGAACGGCTGACGAAGATCGGCATCGACTCCTTCAAGGTGGAGGGGCGCACCAAGTCCCACTATTACGTGGCGCGCACCGCCCAGCTCTATCGCCAGGCGATCGACGATGCCATCGCCGGGCGCCCCTTCGATGCCAGTCTCTATGGCAAGCTCGAGGGGCTGGCCAACCGCGGCTATACCGACGGCTTTTATGTGCGTCACCCGGATCAGGCCTATCAGAATTACCTCTCCGGCTATTCGAGCAGCGAACAGCAGCGTTTCGTCGGCGAGATCACCGACTTCGATGCCGAGCGGGGACTGGCCAGCGTGGATGTCAAAAACAAGTTCGGCCGGGGCGACCGGCTGGAGGTCATTGCCCCCGACGGTAATCGCACTCTGACCCTGGAATACATGGAAAGCCTCAAGGGCGAGCCGATGGACGAGGCCCCCGGCGGCGGCTATCAGGTGCGCATCGCGCTGCCGGCGGGCAATTACGACAAGGCCCTGCTGGCCCGCTTCAACAACGCCGCCTGA
- a CDS encoding SprT family zinc-dependent metalloprotease, translating into MTDPATVPFAYRVRVNRRARRARISVEAHGEVVVVLPRPLAEREIQQLLSQHQAWVCARLAELQTRLAQLPGQLGLSPQSVTLEAIEQHWAVEYGVLSGSRRWRKQSNPRRLQLRADAGEAAAREALQGWLQQQAKQFLSPWLQELAERLGLICTGVSVRAQKTRWGSCSSNGRINLNRNLLFLPPSLVEYLLVHELCHLREPNHSPRYWQQVEKVLPDYRQRDRALRAAVDQVPLWARPGA; encoded by the coding sequence ATGACAGACCCGGCAACCGTGCCGTTTGCTTACCGGGTGCGGGTCAACCGCCGCGCCCGGCGCGCCCGAATCAGCGTCGAGGCACACGGCGAAGTGGTCGTGGTATTGCCGCGGCCACTGGCCGAGCGCGAGATTCAGCAACTGCTGAGTCAGCATCAGGCGTGGGTTTGTGCCCGGCTGGCGGAACTTCAGACGCGCCTGGCGCAACTGCCCGGGCAGCTCGGTCTGTCCCCGCAAAGCGTGACTCTGGAGGCCATTGAGCAACACTGGGCCGTTGAATATGGCGTGTTGTCGGGGTCGCGACGCTGGCGCAAGCAGAGCAATCCACGTCGCTTGCAGTTGCGTGCCGACGCGGGGGAGGCGGCCGCGCGCGAGGCCTTGCAGGGCTGGCTGCAGCAGCAGGCCAAACAGTTCCTCTCGCCCTGGTTGCAGGAACTGGCCGAACGGCTCGGCTTGATCTGTACGGGAGTGAGCGTGCGTGCCCAGAAAACCCGCTGGGGCAGCTGTTCCTCGAACGGGCGTATCAATCTCAATCGCAATCTGCTGTTTTTGCCACCGTCGCTGGTGGAGTACCTGCTGGTGCACGAGCTGTGTCATCTGCGCGAGCCAAACCACTCGCCGCGCTACTGGCAACAGGTGGAAAAGGTGTTGCCCGATTATCGACAGCGGGATCGGGCACTGCGCGCGGCGGTGGATCAGGTTCCGCTGTGGGCGCGCCCGGGGGCCTGA
- a CDS encoding S41 family peptidase, with product MRGNGWLQGRWITAALVMVWLVGCARPIPPPDEPPAVTPAEPTLRLDPQLGIATRLARATLERIGQQHVTPIPADVLDARFGERLAAQLSEGPWREPPPSPQKASLAGVIRALHRRHPDQPILPAVETALENVVRSLGDGSLYFDRRQFALLQRPSAERAGVGVLTGHRDQQVVIREVLSGSPADRAGLGPGDELVAIDGEPVAGQSRDQVMTRLFGQPGSRLALRIRFAEGDTREIELRREFLDRPLVEGRWLPGAIAHVRLRALSDTTVAQFNETFLGLIRKQRAPRALILDLRDNHGGVLDAAVQLADLFVAEGTLLSLRGRVESEQTRYMAQPRSQILEQDLPLVVLINGETTAGAESIAAALQDHRRALLIGQRSRGAGRLYSVFKLPDHRGLKLAIGHLYRPAGDAIAPHGVVPDICVPNGEAFISGRAGTPDCPREAGPITAGKDPVLSRAARIVADKPLYRDLLEGRIEALPEP from the coding sequence ATGCGGGGAAACGGCTGGCTGCAGGGCAGATGGATTACGGCGGCACTGGTGATGGTGTGGCTGGTCGGCTGCGCCCGTCCGATCCCCCCGCCGGACGAACCACCGGCTGTCACGCCGGCCGAGCCGACCCTCCGCCTCGATCCGCAACTGGGCATCGCGACGCGCCTGGCCCGGGCGACGCTGGAGCGCATCGGGCAACAGCATGTTACCCCGATCCCGGCCGATGTCCTTGATGCCCGTTTCGGCGAACGGCTCGCGGCACAACTGAGCGAGGGGCCCTGGCGCGAACCGCCGCCGTCACCGCAAAAGGCGAGCCTGGCCGGGGTGATCCGTGCCCTGCACCGGCGCCATCCGGATCAGCCGATCCTGCCGGCGGTGGAGACGGCGCTCGAGAATGTGGTGCGCAGTCTGGGGGATGGCAGTCTCTATTTCGATCGTCGCCAGTTCGCGCTGTTGCAGCGGCCGTCCGCCGAGCGCGCCGGGGTCGGGGTTTTGACCGGGCATCGCGATCAACAGGTGGTGATTCGCGAAGTCCTGTCCGGATCGCCGGCCGATCGGGCGGGGCTGGGGCCGGGCGATGAGCTGGTCGCCATCGACGGGGAACCGGTGGCCGGCCAATCCCGGGATCAGGTGATGACCCGCCTGTTCGGCCAGCCCGGTTCCCGCCTGGCATTGCGGATTCGCTTTGCCGAGGGCGACACGCGCGAGATCGAACTGCGTCGTGAATTTCTGGATCGGCCCCTGGTGGAGGGGCGCTGGCTGCCCGGCGCGATCGCCCATGTCCGCTTGCGCGCCCTGTCCGATACCACGGTGGCGCAATTTAACGAAACGTTTCTGGGCCTGATTCGCAAGCAGCGGGCCCCCCGGGCCCTGATTCTCGATTTGCGCGATAACCACGGTGGCGTGCTCGATGCCGCCGTGCAACTGGCGGATCTGTTCGTGGCCGAGGGCACCCTGTTGAGCCTGCGCGGGCGGGTGGAATCGGAACAGACCCGGTATATGGCGCAACCGCGCTCGCAAATTCTGGAACAGGATCTGCCTCTGGTGGTCCTGATCAATGGCGAGACGACTGCCGGCGCCGAGAGTATCGCCGCCGCCTTGCAGGATCACCGGCGCGCGTTACTGATCGGTCAGCGCAGTCGCGGGGCGGGGCGGCTCTATTCCGTCTTCAAGCTGCCCGACCATCGCGGTCTCAAGCTCGCCATCGGTCATCTGTATCGCCCCGCCGGGGACGCGATTGCGCCGCACGGGGTTGTGCCGGATATCTGTGTGCCCAACGGGGAGGCCTTCATCAGCGGCCGCGCCGGGACGCCGGATTGCCCGCGGGAGGCGGGGCCGATCACCGCGGGCAAGGATCCGGTTTTGAGTCGGGCGGCACGGATTGTGGCCGACAAACCGTTATATCGGGATTTGCTTGAAGGGCGGATCGAAGCGTTGCCCGAACCCTGA
- a CDS encoding Rsd/AlgQ family anti-sigma factor, producing MDEAQTVNVEQLEERRQTVRNKFHTLLETRTETLALFSSLIGMRPFKPEADVQMVLQEFCESLVDYSASAHFQLYSYIESDQERRTPVLELAGQYYPRIAKTTRLILEFNEKYESEERSGDLANLDQELAVLGEALAERIQYEDKIIRAMSTR from the coding sequence ATGGATGAGGCTCAAACGGTGAACGTTGAACAACTCGAAGAACGCCGTCAAACGGTGCGCAACAAGTTCCACACCCTGCTGGAGACCCGCACCGAAACCCTCGCTCTGTTCAGTTCGCTGATCGGTATGCGGCCTTTCAAGCCGGAAGCCGATGTGCAAATGGTCTTGCAGGAGTTTTGCGAGTCGCTGGTGGATTATTCCGCCAGCGCCCACTTCCAGCTCTATTCCTATATCGAATCCGATCAGGAACGCCGCACCCCGGTACTCGAGCTGGCCGGGCAGTATTATCCGCGCATCGCCAAAACCACCCGTCTGATTCTCGAATTCAATGAAAAGTACGAGTCCGAGGAGCGCAGCGGGGATCTGGCCAATCTGGATCAGGAGCTGGCTGTGCTGGGCGAGGCCCTGGCCGAGCGGATTCAGTACGAGGACAAGATCATTCGCGCCATGTCGACGCGTTGA